Genomic segment of Flavobacteriales bacterium:
TCGAATTTAAAGAAGACAGCAGGATAGTTATCGTTCGTTAAGTAAACAGTTTTGCCGTCTTCTGTAGTTAACGCATCTTCATGCACAAAGCGTCCCATTTTCCAATGTTTTGTAATGGCCTCTTTATTCACCGGGTCAACTTCCACAATGTAGCCCATGTTTTGCCAAAGTGGTCGATTGTTAAATCTGGTAGTATCTCTATTTTTATCTTGACTAGAATACATTGTTTCGTTTGCAGGTTCGCACACTTCCTCGCAGGTTAATACTGTTCCATTGGTAGTTAGGCTACCTCCGCAATTCCAAAGTGTACCACCCACAGTTGAGAAGTCTACGTTGTGGAAATCACTGGTCACTTCCCACGATCCATTAACGAGTTCTAAGTCTGCAACCGTGGCGCCACCACCGTCGCCAAGCTCGCTAACATTTCCTCCTTCATGGCCAATGTATAAGATGCCTTTGGTTTCGGGAGAGACTGAATCCGGAATAAATACGCTTACGTCGTGTGAACCTTTTGCGGGAAATCGCTTACCATCTTTTCGAACAACTTTGTTTTCTTCCGCTTGAAATAAAATTTTATAAGTGAAGCCCTCTGGTAAAAGAAGATCGGTAGTTGTAAAATTAGATTCGACAGGTATAAATGGCGAATCATTTGCAATAGACTCTTGTTTTGTTTCACTGGAACATGAATACAAGAGAGAACCGATAAGGATGAGTAGGGAGTATTTCACGTTTTAATATTTAAGGTGTGAGTAATATTACAATTTTCACGAGCTTAATCCGAACCGGAAATTGTAGTTGGTTTTCATGGTTTTATGAAAAATTGTGTTGGGAGAGTTTGTTCTTAGTGTTTTCGATTTTATAATTTTTTTGCAAAATGCTAAAAAATGATAACGCAGCTTGTTACATCCGAATGGAGAAAATGAAACCGAAACTCGAACATAATAATTTCTTTTTTATATGGTCGAATAGAATTGAATGTTGAAGATAATTTGTATTCGAATTATATATAGTTTTGGTGTTGTTGCTGACGTGACAATTTGAAGTTTAAATATTATCTAATTAGATAGGTTTGAGTGATAAGTTATATTATTTGGGTGATTTTGACGGAAGTCGGAAGAACAACTTTACAATTGTAAGAATAGTACTTGCTTGGCTGGTATTGTATGGCCATAGTTTCGTGATCCAAAAACTAGAGGGGTTTAAGGACCCGTTGAATGCAATTTTTCAAGGATCTACCTGGGTTGGGGCCATAGCTGTCGATGGTTTTTTTGCCATTAGTGGTTTTTTGGTATGTGCTAGTATAGTAAATCGTGGTATCGTTAATTATACGATTTCACGAGTTCTTAGAATATTTCCAGGTCTAATTGTCTGTGTATTGCTTTCTGTA
This window contains:
- a CDS encoding DUF839 domain-containing protein, yielding MKYSLLILIGSLLYSCSSETKQESIANDSPFIPVESNFTTTDLLLPEGFTYKILFQAEENKVVRKDGKRFPAKGSHDVSVFIPDSVSPETKGILYIGHEGGNVSELGDGGGATVADLELVNGSWEVTSDFHNVDFSTVGGTLWNCGGSLTTNGTVLTCEEVCEPANETMYSSQDKNRDTTRFNNRPLWQNMGYIVEVDPVNKEAITKHWKMGRFVHEDALTTEDGKTVYLTNDNYPAVFFKFETAIPFDYSDGTLYAYQQSKDGESGTWLTMPMDTLSLLFANKTALELGATRFIRHEWIEEINDKFYITETGADQIDWSDYENNDQRVAK